A window of Microcoleus sp. bin38.metabat.b11b12b14.051 genomic DNA:
CAAAATCGCTTTTGCTCCTTGAAAGTCTCCTTGTTCGAGCAAAGCCTTTAACTGCGATCGAACTAATTCCCGCAATTCTTTGCGCGCGTAGCCCGGTAGCGAAGAGGATTGATAATTGTTTTCCGTCACTGATGACCCTCCTCATGCAATTTTAGATTTTAGATTTTAGATTTTAGATTAAAGAATTGGAATTTGGAATTTGGGATTTGGGATTTGGGATTTGGGATTTGGGATTTGGGATTAAAGAATTGGGAATGACTTACTGAGTCAGCAGATTTGGACTTGACCTACAGTTGCATTTTTGGGGTAACTGGTATAAACCTGTGCTGCACGCCTTCCTGAATCCAGTTTATAGCCTATTGACACCACTGGTAGTCATACGATTTACACGGGCGGCGCGAGCAACCGAATTTTTTGGCAGATGCGGCACCACCAAAACCAAGATGTATTGTCGAAACCTAGTTTCTTGGTATGATGTTTTCGAGCTAGCCCAAAAAAGTCTGAGTTCAAGACAGCGCGCTCGACTACCAATTACCGATTACCAATTACCAATTACCGATTATTATTAATTACCGATTATTATTAATTACCGATTACCAATTACCGATTATCTGACATACCTCATCGCCGTTGAGAATGCGTATACTGTCAACTGTCAACTGTCAACTGTCAACTGTCAATCGACTTAAACTAACAATTGATATTTTTCTTGTGCCAAACGGTAAAGTGGGCGCCACACTAAACGGTTAGTTAATACTACCAACAGCGACATTACAGAAGTAGCCGCTAACAGTAAAGGAAAATTCCCCGATGCCGTTGCTTCGGAAATCGTCTCGCCCAAACCGCTAGTTTTAATTATTTGACCTTGAAACTGCACGTATTCGCTGACAATACTGGCATTCCAAGCTCCGCCAACCGCTGTGATGATTCCTGTGATTAAATAAGGAAAAATCCCGGGCATGATTAAGGTTTGCCAACGCTGGATCAGAGAAAGTTTGTAAACTTGTGCAGCTTCAAATAACTCCGCAGGTATGGCTTGAGCGCCTGCAATCACATTAAACAGCACGTACCACATTGTACCCAACATCATCAGTGCGACAGAACCAATCTGCAAGCCACCTCCAGCGCGAATCAAAGCTAGCAACAATACGGGAAATAAAGCCGTTGCGGGTACAGAGGCGGCTATTTGTACGAAGGGCTGCAAAATCTGAGCTAAACGCGGATTTCTACCGATCGCGACTCCGACGGGTACTGTCCACAACAGCGATAAAAATAAGGCGCAAATCACTCGCAAAGCTGTAAAAAATGCACCTCCGATGACTTTTTGCCAGTCAGACAAACTCAGCAAGCGCAGCAGCATCACAGCTTCCCACGTTCCCCAAAGGACGATCGCGGTAAACCCGCTGACAAATATCCAATTTATCCAATTACCGAGCCGCCTTTGTTCGCGAGGAGTTGCGGGCATACTAGCAGGTACAAAAGCTCTTGCCAAACCGCGATCGAAACTCTCACCGATCGGCGATAGGCGCGACTTTATCACCCGCAGCGTCGCCGAGCGCCTTAAAAAATCCAACACCTTAGACTGCGGTACATTAGTAGCTTCTACTGCTTGATATTTAAACTTTTCCACCCAAGCAATCAAAGGCTGCCAGATAAAAAAGTCTATGGCTACAATCACACCAATTAATACTGCTAAACCCCAGCCGATCGCCCCAAAATTGCCTTCATTGGCTGCCTTACCCAAATAGGAACCGAGTCCGGGTAGATGAAAGTTTTTATCGCCTAAGGTAAAAGATTCGATCGCAATCAAGAAAAACCAGCCACCCGCCACTGACATGACACTGTTCCACACCAGTCCGATCGCGCCGGCGGGCAACTCTAACGTCCAGAATTGCTGCCAAGCATTGAGCCTGTAAACTTGAGCAGCTTCCTTAAGTTCTCGTGGGATGCCGGAAAGAGACTGATAGAAACTAAAGGTCATATTCCAAGTCATACCCGTAAATATTAGGATAATCGATGCGAGTTCGACGCCGATTCTTTGACCGGGAAATAAAGTAATTAGTGCTAAAACAACTCCGGGCAAAAAAGATAAAACCGGAATTGACTGTAAAATGTCTAACAATGGAATTAAAATTTTAGCTACTAGGGGTGAGCGATAAGCAGAATAAGCATAAACTAGGGTAAACAGCAGCGATAAAAAATAGGCTGCTGCCATGCGTAAAAGACTCTGGGCTGTATATGCTGGTAAGACATTTAGCGTGGTCTCAATTTTAAAATTAGGGTTGTAGTCGCTGCTGAATTGAGAAGCTGTTTGGACGATTACTAAAATTAGAGAGAAGATTGCTAGAATCAGCAAGCCATCTTGCCAAGTCCAAGCTGACCTTTCTATAGTTTTATTGGCAGGTGTTAGAGGTCTTGTCATAATGCAAAAGGAAGAGTTAACAGTTGGCAGTTGACAGTTGACAGTTGACAGTTGATAGTTGACAGTTGATAGTTGACAGTTGACAGTTGACAGTTGATAGTTGACAGAAGAGCCCGCCCGCGAAGTCGAGGGGTTGACAGCTTGCGCGCTCGCGACTTGCCCGCCCGCGAAGTCGAGGGGAGTCGAAGAGTTGACAGTTGACAGTTAACAGTTGACAGTTGACAGTTAACAGTTGACAGTTGACAGACCAATGACCAATGACCACCCTTCGGCTTCGCGAGCGGGCAAGATGACCAATGACTAATGACTACTCATTTTTGGGTTCTTCGGATTCTAGGAAGATTTCGCCTCCGGGTTCGTCGTAGCTGTACAATTCTGCATAGCGACCCCAATCAATAGCAGTTTGCAATTGCCGCATGGCTTCTTGGGGGCTAAAGTGGGCTTCGAGAATATCGAGAATTAGTTCTTCGGAAATGCGGTGATTGCGCTTGGCCTGAAGCATTCGAGAAATTTGCTGTACGAGGCGAATGTTGCTGAGAATTTGGGTGCGTACAATTTGTTTTCGCTGGTCAATTCCGCCGGCAATAAACTGATTTCCCACAGGAGTGAGGTGGAGGTCGCCTTCTTGGATTACCAGAAATTCCATTAATTTTGCTGCTTCGACGATCGGCAAAATGTCGTCAACTTCTAACATCAATTCTTGACCGAGGCGGTAGAGGTCTTTCTCTTTGCGGTCTTCTAAGAGTTCTAACAGACCTGCGATCGCACCCGTACGCACTTGCGGCAGAGATTGATATTTGGTGGTTGGGACTGGTTGAGGTTGGGAGACAGCAGCGGTACTTTTAGCAGGTGCTGTGACTGTTTCGCAGCTTAGTTCTGGATTGGTGAGGATTTTGTAAACTTGGTCTACGAGAGCTTGAAATGCCGCTGTTTTGCGATCGCGGTAGTGTGGCAAAGTTACTGTCAGTTCGGCGCGAATTCGCCCGGGATTGCGACCCAAGACTACAATGCGATCGGCTAAAATTACTGCTTCCTCAATCCCGTGAGTTACGATTAACACAGCTTTAGTGGGAATTTTTTTTTCTAACCACAAATCTAATAACTCAAACCGCAAGTTTTCTGCGGTCAGCACGTCTAAAGCTGAAAACGGTTCATCCATGCAGAGCAGTTCGGGTTCTACCGCCAGAGCTCTAGCAAATCCCACCCGCTGCCGCATTCCGCCGGAGAGTTCTTTGGGATAGGCATTTTCAAATCCGTCTAAACCGATAATGTCTATCATACGCAAGGCTTTTTGGCGCCTCGATTCGGGCATTTCTCCTTTAGCTTTTAAGCCGAGTTCTACATTTTCTAATACCGTCAGCCAGGGATAAAGGGCAAAGTTTTGAAATACAATTGCCACTCCCGGATTTAACCCGACTAAAGGACGGTTGTGATATAGAACTTGACCGTTGCTGGGGGGGATAAGTCCGGCAATTATCCGCATTAATGTAGATTTTCCTGAGCCGGAAGGCCCTAGCAAGGCGACTATTTCGCCCGCTCGCAACTCTAAATTAATTGGCTCTAAAATAGATATTTGTTGACCGTTGGGCTGCTGGTAAGCCTTGCTGACACCTTCTAAGGTAATCAGGTACTCTGTTGCTGTTTTAGCTACCACAACTAAACCCCCTCGCTTGTTGTTTAAATTTAGTTATTAGTCAGCAGCAGGCAGTCAGCAGTTAACATTCATAAGTCAAAAAATCTCTCTAACTGATAACTGATAGCTAATTACTGACAAGTTACTGCCGACTATTTGATCGATCGTCCGCGACGGGCGATCGCTTTTTCATCAGGAATAAGACTGGAAGAGCAGCGAGTTGGAGCGCAACTGAAAATACAACCAGCTCTATAATTGAGCGATCGTACAAAATTCCCATCGCCAAACTGCCCAGAAACTATGATAAGCCATAGCCTGTGTTAAATATCCCACAGGCGGAACCTCTTTTGCCGACAGGTGCGAGTCTGGCTGCTGTGGCTTTCTAAATCGATTCTACGGTTCCCATACTTATACCCGATCGAGTGATTCCCAGCAATGGCTGCTGCTGGATAATTCCCACGGGGCTAACAGTGAAGAGAAAACCGCTGTCAATAGGAGGGCCCAGATGTGGGTGCGATCGAGCTTGCAGCCCCAAGATTAAAGCGGCTGCTGCGCCAGCGCCACAATACAATAGCGGAATTTGGTATAGTCGGGCGATCGCGCGCCCTTTTGTGAAAGTCAAAGGCAATCCACGGAAAATCAGCCCTACAGCCCTAGAGAGACCAAAAATATCCTCGGCAGACCTTCCTGCTGGATTTCCAGCCCTCCTGCTTCAAAATTGCCTAAATTAGGATAAATTCGCGGAATTACCAACAGCACTGTCAGCCCTAAAAAGTTGGCACAGCCAAAATTGGCAAGCTTGGGCGATCGCCAAATTTAAAATAAAGCATTGCTGCGACAGCGGTGAGGGCCAGAATGTTGCACGGAGGCGATCGAGGGTTTCGTGCAAACCAAAGCCGAAACCTTTACCAACTTTAATAGCTGCGTGGGAAAGCAGCACGTCGCGGGCTGGAGTGCGAATTGCTTTTCCTGTGCGTTCAGCTATCATTAATGTAGCGGTGGCTTGCCAAGTTCCTGTTAAAGCCAACAGCGGTACAACTGCTGTATTTATGAAAGAACCGAGGGTTGTAATTTTCCAATACTGTCTAGTTTGGTCGCTGAGCTAGCCCGCGAACAAGGGCAATCCGTAGCCAATTAACTAGCCGGAACCTGCTACTAAACCTACTCAAGTACCGCTAGCTCCCAAAGTTCCTAAATAAGCTTCGGCTATGCTGCATGCGCCTTCGTACATAGCATCGGCGCAGAGGCTGAGAA
This region includes:
- a CDS encoding ABC transporter permease subunit — encoded protein: MTRPLTPANKTIERSAWTWQDGLLILAIFSLILVIVQTASQFSSDYNPNFKIETTLNVLPAYTAQSLLRMAAAYFLSLLFTLVYAYSAYRSPLVAKILIPLLDILQSIPVLSFLPGVVLALITLFPGQRIGVELASIILIFTGMTWNMTFSFYQSLSGIPRELKEAAQVYRLNAWQQFWTLELPAGAIGLVWNSVMSVAGGWFFLIAIESFTLGDKNFHLPGLGSYLGKAANEGNFGAIGWGLAVLIGVIVAIDFFIWQPLIAWVEKFKYQAVEATNVPQSKVLDFLRRSATLRVIKSRLSPIGESFDRGLARAFVPASMPATPREQRRLGNWINWIFVSGFTAIVLWGTWEAVMLLRLLSLSDWQKVIGGAFFTALRVICALFLSLLWTVPVGVAIGRNPRLAQILQPFVQIAASVPATALFPVLLLALIRAGGGLQIGSVALMMLGTMWYVLFNVIAGAQAIPAELFEAAQVYKLSLIQRWQTLIMPGIFPYLITGIITAVGGAWNASIVSEYVQFQGQIIKTSGLGETISEATASGNFPLLLAATSVMSLLVVLTNRLVWRPLYRLAQEKYQLLV
- a CDS encoding nitrate/sulfonate/bicarbonate ABC transporter ATP-binding protein, producing the protein MVAKTATEYLITLEGVSKAYQQPNGQQISILEPINLELRAGEIVALLGPSGSGKSTLMRIIAGLIPPSNGQVLYHNRPLVGLNPGVAIVFQNFALYPWLTVLENVELGLKAKGEMPESRRQKALRMIDIIGLDGFENAYPKELSGGMRQRVGFARALAVEPELLCMDEPFSALDVLTAENLRFELLDLWLEKKIPTKAVLIVTHGIEEAVILADRIVVLGRNPGRIRAELTVTLPHYRDRKTAAFQALVDQVYKILTNPELSCETVTAPAKSTAAVSQPQPVPTTKYQSLPQVRTGAIAGLLELLEDRKEKDLYRLGQELMLEVDDILPIVEAAKLMEFLVIQEGDLHLTPVGNQFIAGGIDQRKQIVRTQILSNIRLVQQISRMLQAKRNHRISEELILDILEAHFSPQEAMRQLQTAIDWGRYAELYSYDEPGGEIFLESEEPKNE